In Anaerolineae bacterium, the genomic stretch AATACAAGTCCGACGTCCTCAACAGTATGATGAAAATCAACTTCAATGTCCCCTTCGGCAAATATTGAGACATCAAAAAATCCGTGAACAGCAAAAAGGCTAAGCATATGATCAAAGAATGGTATGCCGGAAGAAATTTCATGGTTACCTGTTCCGCTTATATTCATCTTAATATTAATCTCTGTTTCTTTTGTTTTTCGCTTAACTTCAGCCATACGTTCCATATTCATCCTCATATCCATACCCTTTTTTTAAATATTTTTTATTTAACAGGGGTTCCTCTCTAATATGTTAAAATATGGTGGAGATGAGGGGGCTCGAACCCCTGGCCTCGGCATTGCGAACGCCGCGCTCTCCCAGCTGAGCTACATCCCCACAAAATATTTTATATATATATCAAATAGCATAAAACCGGTCAATTTAAAACAAGTTTTAAGTTTTATTATTATATGATATAAAATTGTGGTAAAAAAATATCACTGTGAGCGCGTCCGGATTTTCTTGAGTTAATTACATGACATACAAAATAAGGAAATACAACGAAATCAATGACAAATAAGATTATATTAAACGATGCATTTAAAGGCTTTACACTGGATCAGGATAAAATAGTGCCCCCTGAAGAAACAGTTAAGCGGTTCAAGGAAAAACTGAAAAATCTTGACCTCGACATTCTTAAAAGTACCGAAAGAATAGACAATGGTAGATTGGGCATACCGGTTTATCTTAGCTGTTGCGGCAAGGATGCATTGTCGGTTATTGGAACAAAAAAACAAATGGGAAAAGGAGCCACCCCGCATCAGGCAGAGGCCAGCGCTGTAATGGAGCTGGCAGAAAGATTTTCCTTTTACAGTTTCTACAATAATCCTGATAACTTTATCATTGAAAAATATAGAAATTTAAAAGACAGGGCAATATCCTTTGAGATGATTGCCGAATCAGTTCATGATGATTCAAACGAACTGGAAACAACCAAAAAAATATTTGAAAACATACCCTTAAAATGGACACGGGCATATAATCTGACACAAAATAAAGAAACCCTTATCCCTTTTAACTGGTTTTTCACAATCAATGAGTTTAATGGGACATCTGCAGGCAACTGTGCCGAAGAAGCCTTAATACAAGGCATCTGCGAGGTTGTGGAAAGGCACACATCATCCATAATCGGTCAAAACAACCTGAAAATACCCTCAATTAGTGCTGATTCAGCCACAGAACCGCTTGTCAAGGAAATGATTCAAAAGTACAGAAATGCCGGCATAAAACTTTATATTTCGGATTTTACGCTCGACTTAGGTATCCCCACAGTCGGGATATTGGCCTATGACCCATCGACCTTCCCGGAAAAAAGCGAAATTGTATGGACCGCTGGAACAACTCCGGATCCGCAAAAAGCTTTAAGTCGAGCCCTCTCAGAAGTAGCCCAGCTTGCCGGTGACTTTAATACCTGCTCCAATTATGTGGCAAGCGGTCTCCCTAAATTAAAAAAAATCAAAGAAGCTGAATTCATAACCAACTCGGAAACTAAAATCAATATAACCGCCCTTCCCGACATTTCAGACAATAACATAAAGATTGAGGTTCAAAACTGCATTTCCATGCTTGCAAAAAAAGGTTTTGAGGTGATTATAGTTGATACAACGCATCCCTTACTGAAAATACCGGCTTTCTATACAATTATACCAGGAGCGCATTTCAGGGAACGTTCACTGGGGGCCAGTGTTGGGATGTTTTCAGCCAAGCTGATATCAAAAAACAAAAACCCCCAAACGGCTATTTCTGAACTAAAAAAGATGGATAGTTTGCTTCCTGGAAAGTATTATATTAAATTCTATCTTGGTTCATGCTTTCTATCTATTAACGACCCTGAAACAGCATTAACCTATTTTAACCAGGCGCTTGAACTTAACCCTATAAAACAGGATGTTGCAAGCATCTATTCCTATATGGGTGTATGTCTGAAAAATATCGGAGAATATAGAAAAGCTCTTGATGTATTAAAAAAAGGGGAAGAATCCGACAGCGCAAAAACAGATATTTACAATCTTATGGGTTTTTGCAATTTTTCTCTCAAAAAGCATGAAAAGGCTATAGAGTGCTTCCGGAAAGTACTTAAACTCGATCCGGGTTCTGCCATCGATTATGCAAATATTGCCTCTAATTATCGTGACATGGGAAAAAGGGGAAAGGCCATCAAGTACTATGAAATAGCCTTATCAATAGATCCTGAAATTGATTTTGCAAAAACTAATCTGGAGAAACTGCGACGGACATAACATGTAAAACAATTCCTGACAACATTCCTGACTTAATGCCTTGTAAAATTTAATATTTTGTGTTATGTTAAATAAAATTGCCAGCTTATTTGACGATTAGTCTTATGTTGGCAATAAGCACAACTCCCTTTCCTGAGGGAGAAAATTAATCTACGAGGAAATATATTTATGTCAGAAAAAAACCCGGAATGCCCGTTATATAATCCATTAAACTGTAAAGAGTATTACAATCCCAAACTTTGCGCTTTTGTCAGGAAAGACAAGGTTTGTCTTAGAAAAAAGAAGTCCGAACCAAAAGCAAAAACCAAAAAAATAGATTAATATGAGGGGCGGTTTTATTTTTATCAGGCATGCCCCGCTATATCCGAAAGCTTACCCGGATCTATCCCCATTTTTTTCACAGCCTCTTCCCACATGTACTCACCCGGTATCTCAAAAATAATCTTTTCAGAAATAGGGCATGTCAGCCATACATTTTCCTTTATCTCCGATTCAAGCTGACCTTCACCCCAGCCGGCACATCCTACACTTACAATGCAGGCTTCAGGCCCCTCGCCCATTGCTATCACCTCTATAATATCCCTGCTGTTGCTCATGGCAAGGGAAGGTGTAACCATAAGACAGCTCTCCCAGTTAAATGGAGGCCCATGCAGAACAAAAATTTCACCGACATGAACAGGCCCGCCAATATATATAGGTATTGATTCAGAATCGGAAACATGATTTATTTTAAGTTCATCAAAAATATCCTTTCCAACTATGGCAGGATGAGGTCGATTCACAACAATACCCACGGCACCTTCCTGGGTATGTTCAGAAATACAGATGACAGTCTGGAAAAAATTCGGATCTGTCATGCCCGGCATAGCTATAAGAAACTGTCCCTTAAAAAACCCCTGATAATTATCTTCCATAATCTCCCCCACAGTGGTGAAAACTTTGCTCTTGGTTCAAGAAGGTCGGCAAGCAAGTGTCCAGTGGATAAGTTGATAAAGATATGACATGTACTTATAATAAAGTTGTATTTTTTTCCACATTTTATTTAAATTATCATGATTATGCGGATTCCATATAATAGTAAACTTTTTTATTTTGAGACACTTTTAATCGAGGGGTCTGATTAAACCGAACTTATTCTTGCTCACCACATGGGTATGGAACAATCCGGCTAAATCATCTTGACAGCCGCCAGGACCGGGTGTAAAGAAAAAAGTTTATGCAATTTAAGGAGCGTCTTATGGTCTTCCAAAGACTGCGGGAAAAGGTATAATGAAACTTGTCGTTCGTGATGTCTCGGCACTTCTGAATGTTTCGGAAAAGACCGTTTATCAATGGATTGCCAAACGCAACCTGCCTGCCCATTGCATCAACGATCAGTACCGGTTCAACCGTATTGAACTGCTCGATTGGGCAATGGCGAAACATCTGCCACTGGCTCCCGATATCCTGGGAAAAGCGCACCCGGACGACCCGTGCGAATTTCCGGGAATAGCGGAAGCGCTGCGGACGGGCGGGGTCTTCTACCATGTTCCCGGCGGGGACAAGGCAGCGGTATTGGCAAAAGTGGTCCGGATCATGTCGCTGCCCGCTGAAGTGGACCGGGATTTTCTACTGGAAGTGCTCCTGGCACGCGAGTCGCTGTGTTCCACCGGAATCGGCGACGGGGTGGCCATCCCGCACGTCCGCAATCCGATCGTCATGCATGTTCCCCGACCGATCATGTCGCTGAGCTTCCTGGAACAGCGGGTTGAATTCGACGCCCTCGACGGCCGGCCCGTACATACCCTTTTTACCATTGTCAGTTCCACAATTCACGGCCATCTGCAGTTGCTGTCCCGGCTCTCCTTTGCCATGCGTCAGCCCGATTTCAAGGCGGCGATCGCCCGCAAGGCACCGCGTGAGGAACTTTTGCAACAAGCCGAAGCCATCGACAGAACGGTTGCCGTCCAAAATTTGATGGATAGAGGAAACCTGTCATGACGCCCCTGCTGTTATCTTTTTTTATTTTGCTCGTCGGGGCGATAGCCGCGGCTGTTCTGCGCTGCACCCGGACGCAGTGGATCGGGCCCTGGAGCGCAATAGCCGGTGCGGCTATTGCGGCTTTCGCCGGACTGCGCAGCCTGATCGCCGGAACGACGGTTGACATCGCGGCTCCTTGGCAGGTGCCAATGGGATCGCTGCACGTCGGCCTCGATCCCCTGTCGGCGCTTTTCGTGTCCTTAATTGCAGTAATCGGCGTGCTGGCGGCAGCTTATGGCCGCGGTTATCTGGCAGATGATCCCGGCAATGGAAAGGTCGCGATGAGCTGGTGCTGGTACAATCTGCTCATAGCCGCCATGCTGCTGGTGGTGGTGGCCCGGGACGGCTTTCTGTTTCTGCTGGCCTGGGAGGCCATGTCCCTGTCCTCATTTTTTCTGGTCATGTTCGACCATGAAAAGGACGAGGTGATGCGGGCCGGCTGGACATATCTGGTGGCCGCCCATCTGGGAACGGCATTTTTACTGATCATGTTTCTGTTGCTGGGCGCCGACGACAGCCTGGATTTTGCCGCCTTGTCTGCGTCGGGTTTGTTGGCATCGATAGTCTTTGCGATGGCCTTGATCGGTTTCGGAACCAAGGCCGGCTTCGTGCCCCTGCACTTCTGGCTACCCGAGGCACATCCGGCGGCTCCTTCGCACGTTTCGGCCCTGATGAGCGGCGTCATGATCAAAACCGGCATCTACGGTCTGCTGCGGGTAATGACGTTTCTCAAGGCACCCGACGCCTGGTGGGGCTGGGCGCTGATCGTGATCGGAGCGGTGTCCGGTGTTGCCGGCATTCTTTTTGCGCTGGCGCAGCATGACTTAAAACGGCTGCTGGCCTATTCCAGTGTCGAACATATGGGAATTATCACAGTGGGCCTGGGGATCGGCATCCTGGGGGACGTTTCCGGCAACCCTGTCGTGGCGGCGATGGGCTTTTGCGGCGCACTGCTGCATGTGATCAATCACGGCATTTTCAAAAGTCTGCTCTTTCTGGGTGCCGGGTCTGTCCTGCACGCCACCGGGACCCGGGCGATTGATCGCCTGGGCGGTCTGATCAAACCCATGCCGGTGACCGGCGCCGCCTTTTTGGTGGGGGCAGCGGCGATTTGCGCCCTGCCACCGCTTAGCGGGTTTGTCAGCGAGTTCCTCATTTATTCCGCCGCTTTCAGCAGCGTGGCCGCAGGTACCCAGGTCTGGGGCGGAATCGTTGTCATCGGCAGTTTGGCCCTTATCGGCGGTCTGGCGGCAGCCTGTTTCACCAAGGCATTAGGAGCAGTCTTTCTGGGAGAACCACGCACCAGCGACGCAGTCGGGGTCCATGAAGCGCCGCTGTCCATGTGCTGGCCTATGGTTACGCTGGCGGCCCTGTGCGTCTTCATCGGCCTGACCGCAGCGGAAATGGTCCAGCTGGTGATGCCGGCGGTGGCCCAACTAACGCCTGCTGCGGTAAATACCGTCCTCCTGAAAAGGCTGCAGGACCTGATGACTCCAATCAGCATAGCAGCACTGGTTCTGATAGGTTTGACGGCGCTGCTTGCCGGACTGCGCTCGATGCTGCTGCGACGCCGCATGGTCCGCACAGCTGTTACCTGGGACTGCGGCTATGCGGCCCCGACACCACGCATGCAATATACCGCCTCTTCATATGCCCAGCCCCTGATCGGAATGTTCCAGACGGTTTTGCGAACGCGCTGCGACCTTAAGAAGCCGCAGGGCCTCTTCCCCGCCGCTGCCGGCCTGCACAACCAAACACCGGATTTATTTGTCCAGAGGGTTTACGCGCCGGCAATCCGGACAATCGTCAGGCTGGCCGACATTTTTCGCCGGATCCAGCAGGGACAAACTCACCTGTATATTCTGTATATCCTTGTGACCGTCCTGCTGCTGCTGATCTGGAACCTGTGGTGAGGACCGAGCCATGACACATGCCTATGCCCTATTTCATATTTTGCTGGCGTTAACGGCAAGCCCTCTGCTGCTGGCCCTGATCAATCGGGTCAAGGCCTTCTTCGGAGGTCGAAGCGGCCCGCCGCTGCTGCAGTCCTATTATGACCTGTTCAAGCTGCTTCGCAAGGGAGCGGTATACAGCCGTACCACATCGTGGGTTTTCCGCGCCGGTCCCGTGGTGGGACTGGCGGCCGCGTTAATAGCACTGCTGCTGGTACCCCTGGGTGATATTCCAGCCCTGGTGGCTTTTCCGGGCGATCTGCTGCTTATGGCATACACCTTGGGGTTGATGCGTTTTTTTACCGTTATAGCCGCCCTGGATACCGGCTCAGCCTTTGAAGGGATGGGGGCCAGTCGGGAAGTACAGTTTTCAGCTCTGACGGAAGTGGCGCTGCTGACTGGATTGGCCGCCATCTCCGCTAAAGTTCATGCCGTTTCACTGAGTACACTCAGCAGCCAGGTCTGGGCCGGAGTGCCGGCCTGGGAAGGCGGTGCCACCGTGCTGCTGGCATCGGGCGCACTGTTGGTGGTTTTGCTGGCTGAAAATGCCCGCATTCCCTTTGATGACCCCAATACCCATCTGGAACTGACGATGATCCACGAGGTCATGATACTGGATAACGGCGGTGTGGACCTGGCGCTGATTGAGTATGCATCCGCTATCAAGTTCTGGGTGCTAAGCGCCCTCCTGGTTTCCATTGCACTGCCTCTGCGGACGACGGTTCCCGTCTTGAATCTGGCACTCGGTCTGGGAGCAATGCTGATTCTTGGGGTGGTTGTTGGGTGCATCGAATCGATGATGGCCCGCCTGCGACTGGTCCGCGTGCCCCAGTTGATCGTAGCCGCCGGCGTACTTTCCCTTTTGGCCGTCATCATGGCGGTACGGTGAATATGATGCAAGCTTTAGATGAATTTCTGGTAATTGTGATGATCCTGTTGAATCTCAGGCTGATGGGCGTCAGCCGGCTCGGTGCCTGCGTGCAGACGGTGGCTATCCAGGCGCTGGTGATCGGCGCCTTGGCGCTCCTGTCGCAAACAGCACCAAGTTTCTGGACGGTGGCCCTTGTGACGTCAGCCACAGCCATTAAAGCCGGCGTCCTTCCCGCCATGGTCCGCAGGGCCATGCGCGAGACCGGCGTGGTGCGGGAAATCGATCCCTTGGTCGGCTACACCCTTTCAGTTCTGATCGGTACCGGCATGTTCGTGCTCAGTCTCCTGGCGACACGGTCGCTGGAGGTGCCATTTGCCGCTGGGGGGGCGCATTGGCTGGTTTCGGGTACGTTGTTCACGATGCTGACCGGGCTGTTTCTCATCGTAACCCGCCGCAAGGCCATCAACCAGGTATTGGGCTTTGTCACTATGGAAAACGGCATCTACCTGTTCGGCGTCGCCTTTGCGATACACGAGCCGTGGCTCGTCCAAGCCGGAGTGCTGCTGGACGTTTTTGCGGCCGTTTTCATCATGGGCATCATGATTTGTCATATCAACCGGGAATTTGATCATATTGATACGAACCGGTTATCAAATTTGAAGGATTGAAGTCATGATCTGGGCATTAATTCTGATTCCGGCAGCCTGCGGCATATTGGCCTTCCCCCTGGCTTCCGACCGACTGAGCCGCACCCTGCTGGTCACGGCCGCACTGGCCCATTTCGCCCTTGTGCTGGCGGCATGGCAAATGCCGCTGCCGTTTAACGCAGCAACCGGCTGGCTGACGGTAGACGCGGCATCTCTTTTATTTCTGAGCATCTGCAGCGGACTGTTTCTGGCAGCCTCCCTGTATGCGATCGACTACCTCGAGCGCTCGCCAAAGGCCCCGATTCGCGATTACCTGGAAGGCTTTCAATTCGGCAATCGCCCCGAACAGATTTTTATCGGCTGCCTGCTGCTGTTTCTGGCCGCCATGACCACGGTAATCGTTTCCAGCCACATGGGTATCCTCTGGGTGGCGGTGGAAGCCACTACGCTTGCCAGTGCACCGTTGATCTATTATCACCGGCACCATCGCAGCCTGGAAGCGGCCTGGAAATATCTGCTGATCTGTTCGGTAGGAATCGCGCTGGCACTGCTCGGCAATTTCTTTCTGGCCGTCGCAACCACCGCCAGACCCGGTCTGGAGCACAGTTTGCTGCTGCCGGAGCTCGTCAAAAACGCCGCCGGTTTTTCACCAACCTGGCTCAAGGCCGCATTTATGCTGATGCTGGTGGGCTACGGCACCAAAATGGGCCTGGCCCCAATGCATACCTGGCTACCGGATGCCCACAGCGAATCGCCATCCTTAGTGTCGGCACTGTTGTCTGGGGCTCTTCTCAACTGCGCTTTTCTGGCGATTCTGCGCATGCATACCGTGCTGGTCGCCGCTGGCCTGGGCGATTTCGGACGCGACATGTTGGTTCTCTTCGGCCTGTTTTCCATGGTATGGGCGGCTATACTACTGATTTCCCTGACCGATTATAAACGCATGCTGGCCTATTCCAGTGTCGAACATATGGGAATTCTCGCGGTGGGCATCGGTTTGGGCGGAGCAGCCTCCGCCGGAGCCATGCTGCATGTGCTGAACCATTCTTTGACGAAAGCCGCGCTATTTTTTGTGGCCGGCAATATCCTGGCGGTTTACCGGAGCAAGAATGTCGGAGATGCCCGTGGGCTGCTCGGCATCCTGCCGGTCAGCGGCGTGCTGTGGCTGGCTGGAATTATAGCCATTACCGGATCGCCTCCCTTTGGATTGTTCACCAGCGAGCTGATGATCCTCAAAGGCGCGCTCGCCGGGAGCCGCTGGGCCGTAGCCGGCTGTTATCTGACAGCTTTATTTGTAGCCTTTGCCGCCATGGCATGGGCCGGAATGCGGATGGCCTATGGCCTCCCGGATACCCCACTCATTCATTCGAGGCCGGCTGCCGAATCCATGCTATCCGTGGCTGTTCCGGCGACACTGCTGGCTGTGGTTTTCGTACTGGGGTTGTGGGTGCCCCCGCCGTTGTGGAAGTTGATCAAGGCCTCTGCCGCGACCCTGGGAGGAGGTTTCTGATGTCCATGAACATGCCCTTTCTGTATAATGGTGAAACCGTCTTGACTGCGGCAGTGCCGCTCATCGGCATTGATCGGTTTCGCTGTGAAGTGATCGAGCAAGTTGCCGGAGGCGGCCGCCTTTCGGCGCTCTTCGCAGTACAGCATAACGGTCGTTTCAGGCTCTATGCGGTACTGTGCCTGCCGGCGCGCGAACAGGCAGGAATTGTAGCCACCAAAATCGATGCTATATACCCGTCACTGACGCCGGACTGCCCATCGGCCCACTGGTTCGAGCGAGAAATCTTCGAGCAGTGGGGGATTCGGCCGCAAGGTCACCCCTGGCTCAAGCCGATCCGCTTCCAGCCGTCGGCCCGCGGCGCCGGTACGCCGGCGGTGGGCATTACCGATTTTTTCACCATGGCCGGCGAGGAGGTCCACGAGGTTGCGGTTGGGCCGGTACACGCGGGCATCATCGAACCGGGGCATTTTCGTTTTCAGTGCCACGGTGAAACCGTTTATCACCTGGAAATTTCACTCGGCTACCAGCACCGCGGGATCGAACGAGCCCTCGTCGGCGGACCCGGCCGGCGCACTATGCATTACATGGAGACCCTTGCCGGCGACAGCACAGTGGGCCATGCCGCAGCTTACTGCGCTATAATGGAGGCCCTCTGTGCAACAACGGTGCCGCTCGGCGCCGAGGCGATCCGAGCCATTGCCGCCGAATTAGAACGGATGGCTAACCATATCGGGGATATAGGAGCGATGGCCGGCGATGTTGGTTTCCTGCCCACGCTGAATTATTGCGGTCGAATCCGGGGAGATGTTCTGAATATGACCGCGCTGATCTGCGGCAATCGTTTCGGCCGGGGGCTGCTGACACCGGGCGGCGTCCGTTTCGGCCTCAGCGCGGACCGTCGCCGCCTTTTGGCAGAACGCCTCGATGCCGTGGAAAAAGATCTCAACTCTGCCGTGCCGCTGATGTTCAGCGCGCCTTCGGTTTTGTCGCGCATGGAAGGAACAGGGACGCTGACGGCGGATCTGGCACGGCAAATCGGGCTGGTGGGCGTGGCAGCCCGGGCGTGCGGGCTGCCCTGTGACGCTCGGACCCAGTTGCCCTATTCCCTTTACAGGTTCGACAGCCTGCCTACCGCCACGTACCATACGGGTGACTGTTTTGCCAGAGCCTACATCCGCTGGCTGGAACTGAAGCATTCGATCGCGTTTGTCCGGCGGCAACTTGTAGCCCCAGCCGCTGAAAACGGCCTGGTTGAGGCGTGCAACTCGCCGGGCCCCGACCGGATGGCTGTCGCGTTTAGCGAAGGTTGGCGGGGGGAAATCTGCCATGTGGCAGCCACGGACGCCCAGGGGCGTTTCGAGTTCTATAAAGTCATCGACCCCTCATTTCACAACTGGTTCGGCCTGGCCTATGCGCTGCGCGGGCAGGAAATTTCGGATTTTCCACTATGCAACAAGAGCTTTAACCTGTCCTATTGCGGACACGATTTATAAAGAAGGCAGAACTATGTTCCATATTTTAAAAGCCAGATGGCAACAGAAACACCGGACGATGCGGTATCCCGCCGGCTCCTTGCCGGAAATGCCGGACCGGTTTGCCGGGCGACCGGTTTTCTGCGGTGAATGCCTAAAAGGATGCCGTTCCTGCCGGGATGCCTGCCCGGTCGAAGCCGTCCGGCTCGAAGGCGAGCGCTTAACGCTGGACCTGGGGCGCTGCATCTTCTGCCGAGCCTGCGCAGAGGCCTGCTCCTGCGGAGCGCTTTCGTTCAGCCCAAACCCTCAGTTGGCGGCCGCACAACGGGAGGACCTGATCCTTTCAGCGGATTCACAAGCCCGTATCGAGGCCATGTCCGAACGAGCCCGCAAATTTTTTGGCCGTTCCTTAAAGCTCAGGCAGGTTTCGGCCGGTGGGTGCAATGCCTGTGAAGCGGATATCAACGTGCTGGGAACACCGGCCTGGGACATGGGCCGTTTCGGTATCCAGTTTGTTGCCTCGCCTCGGCACGCGGACGGCCTGCTGATAACCGGCCCTGTGACGGACAACATGCGTCTGGCCCTCGAAAAAACCTATGCGGCCGTGCCTGAGCCCCGTATCGTCATCGCCTGCGGTGCCTGCGCAATCAGTGGCGGAATATATGCCGGCCATCCCGAAGCGTCCGACGGCGCAGCTTCGGTGCTGCCCGTCGATCTTTATATCCCCGGCTGCCCGCCGCATCCGCTGACAACCCTCGATGCACTGCTGCGTTTTATCGGCCGACCGGTACCCTGGTATCCAGACAGTTTATGATGCGACACGTTTTGGCTAAGCCGGTTCATGAAGATCAAAATGCTACCTCTGAAATAAAGAATAAAGAGCACAGTTAAATGGAAAGTTTAATGGAATATGCCCGGCATAATGCCTCCGCTCTATATTCCTCCCAATTTCGATTCCTCCTGATTATGTTAAACATAATTTAAATAACATAAAAATATAAAAAACGATAATGTTTTTAGCCCTTTGAAAAAAATCCTGACAGGATAACAGGCCTGCCCTGGTGCAACCAGCAATAACACCGGACGCAAAGATTAAGGGGTTTTTTGTTTTAAAGAATAAATGAATAAAAAAGTTGACAAACTGTAGATTTAAGGTTGGAATAAATTATATGGATATTGGTGAAAATTATGTCCAGGAAGAAGCGGAATGGATTGAGGAGTCCGGGGAAATACCAGAGGTAGCCTTTTATGAAGCTGTTTCTTATCTTACTGAACAGGAAGATGGGCCAAAGCTGACGCTTGCTCCATTAGATATTAAACTCTTAGAAGACGCGGTAATATATCGATACAAAAACATTATATTGCGCGATCTTGATTACACCAACAGGAGTTCTCCTGTGTTTCGGGGAATGAAGAGAGCTATAATAAATTATGAAAGGTTAATAAAATATCAAACACTGAAGAATAGAGCGGTTTTCGGCTGGAAAGAAGAAATCTGCCGGTTTCTTATAGAATATATGGTTCGGGAATGCCAAGATATCTCGGAAGGAAGGCTCTACAGAACAATCAACTGTGGGCGGGAACAATTAGAGAAATTTGCAAAAAAACTTGGTGTTGATGTTGACCCGAA encodes the following:
- a CDS encoding YcaO-like family protein, which encodes MTNKIILNDAFKGFTLDQDKIVPPEETVKRFKEKLKNLDLDILKSTERIDNGRLGIPVYLSCCGKDALSVIGTKKQMGKGATPHQAEASAVMELAERFSFYSFYNNPDNFIIEKYRNLKDRAISFEMIAESVHDDSNELETTKKIFENIPLKWTRAYNLTQNKETLIPFNWFFTINEFNGTSAGNCAEEALIQGICEVVERHTSSIIGQNNLKIPSISADSATEPLVKEMIQKYRNAGIKLYISDFTLDLGIPTVGILAYDPSTFPEKSEIVWTAGTTPDPQKALSRALSEVAQLAGDFNTCSNYVASGLPKLKKIKEAEFITNSETKINITALPDISDNNIKIEVQNCISMLAKKGFEVIIVDTTHPLLKIPAFYTIIPGAHFRERSLGASVGMFSAKLISKNKNPQTAISELKKMDSLLPGKYYIKFYLGSCFLSINDPETALTYFNQALELNPIKQDVASIYSYMGVCLKNIGEYRKALDVLKKGEESDSAKTDIYNLMGFCNFSLKKHEKAIECFRKVLKLDPGSAIDYANIASNYRDMGKRGKAIKYYEIALSIDPEIDFAKTNLEKLRRT
- a CDS encoding YqgE/AlgH family protein, coding for MEDNYQGFFKGQFLIAMPGMTDPNFFQTVICISEHTQEGAVGIVVNRPHPAIVGKDIFDELKINHVSDSESIPIYIGGPVHVGEIFVLHGPPFNWESCLMVTPSLAMSNSRDIIEVIAMGEGPEACIVSVGCAGWGEGQLESEIKENVWLTCPISEKIIFEIPGEYMWEEAVKKMGIDPGKLSDIAGHA
- a CDS encoding PTS sugar transporter subunit IIA — translated: MKLVVRDVSALLNVSEKTVYQWIAKRNLPAHCINDQYRFNRIELLDWAMAKHLPLAPDILGKAHPDDPCEFPGIAEALRTGGVFYHVPGGDKAAVLAKVVRIMSLPAEVDRDFLLEVLLARESLCSTGIGDGVAIPHVRNPIVMHVPRPIMSLSFLEQRVEFDALDGRPVHTLFTIVSSTIHGHLQLLSRLSFAMRQPDFKAAIARKAPREELLQQAEAIDRTVAVQNLMDRGNLS
- a CDS encoding proton-conducting transporter membrane subunit, which produces MTPLLLSFFILLVGAIAAAVLRCTRTQWIGPWSAIAGAAIAAFAGLRSLIAGTTVDIAAPWQVPMGSLHVGLDPLSALFVSLIAVIGVLAAAYGRGYLADDPGNGKVAMSWCWYNLLIAAMLLVVVARDGFLFLLAWEAMSLSSFFLVMFDHEKDEVMRAGWTYLVAAHLGTAFLLIMFLLLGADDSLDFAALSASGLLASIVFAMALIGFGTKAGFVPLHFWLPEAHPAAPSHVSALMSGVMIKTGIYGLLRVMTFLKAPDAWWGWALIVIGAVSGVAGILFALAQHDLKRLLAYSSVEHMGIITVGLGIGILGDVSGNPVVAAMGFCGALLHVINHGIFKSLLFLGAGSVLHATGTRAIDRLGGLIKPMPVTGAAFLVGAAAICALPPLSGFVSEFLIYSAAFSSVAAGTQVWGGIVVIGSLALIGGLAAACFTKALGAVFLGEPRTSDAVGVHEAPLSMCWPMVTLAALCVFIGLTAAEMVQLVMPAVAQLTPAAVNTVLLKRLQDLMTPISIAALVLIGLTALLAGLRSMLLRRRMVRTAVTWDCGYAAPTPRMQYTASSYAQPLIGMFQTVLRTRCDLKKPQGLFPAAAGLHNQTPDLFVQRVYAPAIRTIVRLADIFRRIQQGQTHLYILYILVTVLLLLIWNLW
- a CDS encoding NADH-quinone oxidoreductase subunit H translates to MTHAYALFHILLALTASPLLLALINRVKAFFGGRSGPPLLQSYYDLFKLLRKGAVYSRTTSWVFRAGPVVGLAAALIALLLVPLGDIPALVAFPGDLLLMAYTLGLMRFFTVIAALDTGSAFEGMGASREVQFSALTEVALLTGLAAISAKVHAVSLSTLSSQVWAGVPAWEGGATVLLASGALLVVLLAENARIPFDDPNTHLELTMIHEVMILDNGGVDLALIEYASAIKFWVLSALLVSIALPLRTTVPVLNLALGLGAMLILGVVVGCIESMMARLRLVRVPQLIVAAGVLSLLAVIMAVR
- a CDS encoding NADH-quinone oxidoreductase subunit K, whose translation is MMQALDEFLVIVMILLNLRLMGVSRLGACVQTVAIQALVIGALALLSQTAPSFWTVALVTSATAIKAGVLPAMVRRAMRETGVVREIDPLVGYTLSVLIGTGMFVLSLLATRSLEVPFAAGGAHWLVSGTLFTMLTGLFLIVTRRKAINQVLGFVTMENGIYLFGVAFAIHEPWLVQAGVLLDVFAAVFIMGIMICHINREFDHIDTNRLSNLKD
- a CDS encoding proton-conducting transporter membrane subunit, producing the protein MIWALILIPAACGILAFPLASDRLSRTLLVTAALAHFALVLAAWQMPLPFNAATGWLTVDAASLLFLSICSGLFLAASLYAIDYLERSPKAPIRDYLEGFQFGNRPEQIFIGCLLLFLAAMTTVIVSSHMGILWVAVEATTLASAPLIYYHRHHRSLEAAWKYLLICSVGIALALLGNFFLAVATTARPGLEHSLLLPELVKNAAGFSPTWLKAAFMLMLVGYGTKMGLAPMHTWLPDAHSESPSLVSALLSGALLNCAFLAILRMHTVLVAAGLGDFGRDMLVLFGLFSMVWAAILLISLTDYKRMLAYSSVEHMGILAVGIGLGGAASAGAMLHVLNHSLTKAALFFVAGNILAVYRSKNVGDARGLLGILPVSGVLWLAGIIAITGSPPFGLFTSELMILKGALAGSRWAVAGCYLTALFVAFAAMAWAGMRMAYGLPDTPLIHSRPAAESMLSVAVPATLLAVVFVLGLWVPPPLWKLIKASAATLGGGF
- a CDS encoding NADH-quinone oxidoreductase subunit C, with translation MSMNMPFLYNGETVLTAAVPLIGIDRFRCEVIEQVAGGGRLSALFAVQHNGRFRLYAVLCLPAREQAGIVATKIDAIYPSLTPDCPSAHWFEREIFEQWGIRPQGHPWLKPIRFQPSARGAGTPAVGITDFFTMAGEEVHEVAVGPVHAGIIEPGHFRFQCHGETVYHLEISLGYQHRGIERALVGGPGRRTMHYMETLAGDSTVGHAAAYCAIMEALCATTVPLGAEAIRAIAAELERMANHIGDIGAMAGDVGFLPTLNYCGRIRGDVLNMTALICGNRFGRGLLTPGGVRFGLSADRRRLLAERLDAVEKDLNSAVPLMFSAPSVLSRMEGTGTLTADLARQIGLVGVAARACGLPCDARTQLPYSLYRFDSLPTATYHTGDCFARAYIRWLELKHSIAFVRRQLVAPAAENGLVEACNSPGPDRMAVAFSEGWRGEICHVAATDAQGRFEFYKVIDPSFHNWFGLAYALRGQEISDFPLCNKSFNLSYCGHDL